The Brassica rapa cultivar Chiifu-401-42 chromosome A10, CAAS_Brap_v3.01, whole genome shotgun sequence genome segment AAACGCGGCGGCGGGGAcggagaaggaggaggagagaaAGGAAGAGGGAGAGGACGAAGATGAAGCACTTGCGAAGCGTTTTCAGTATGGGGATGATCCGATTGCTCGCGCCGGAAGTCAATTGCTCGATCTCAGCCGACGTTGACGCCATCTCCggttaaattaaattaaaaaaattacaaataatcgGAGAAATAAAAATGGGAAGATGGACGGAGAAGGAGAAAGCGTGTGTACAGAGTTTAATGTCAGAAAAATTCAGGACAAATGGTGGGACTCCCATTTATAGTGGTGAATATTTCAATGCATCGGTAGACGACAAAGTTTTTATTAATCGGGTGCGGCGCGGGATCGTGGGAGGAAGCTACGTGGCTGTGTTGTATTGGTTGTTGGGGTAACGAGATATGGGTTGATGTGTTTGATGGGGATAAGTCAAAGCTTTGGACGGTTGAAGATACGGTGCTTCTGGGAGGGTTCGGTGAGTAACGGTTGATGAGTTGGATGGAAGGAAGATTGGTCCGTTTCCAACATTTATGATTTAATTGATTACCCGCGTTTTATGGTAAgctgtttattattatttctgaGAATCTgaaagtatatatttaaaattaaatttgatatGATACACATTATCTCGTTAAATAGAATTTGTGTGCCTGGCATAGTAAGTTAGTTAACCTATTAATTAGTTgattattatatacatattcTTATGTTATGTATAGTGTACGTAAATAAAACGATTGagaggagaaagtcacaaacgAGCCAAATGTAAATCAATAATTAATGGCTTAATTGAGATTTTGGAAGCATTGAATTATGTGAACGGTTGCATAGTCTCTGCCACTAGGCATCAAATCTTTACCAAgtgtttcattttcttgttcAGCAATTCACAGTCGCACGTCTTTTAAAGATCACGACgccttttcacatatattagcAACGTTTGATTCAAAGAACTGCGCTTAGCTGTTGCTTTCGGGATTTTGTAATGTTTTAGCAAAATAAAGATATGATACACACGACAAAATAAGACACCGCACGGGATTTTGTAACGTTTacaaaagtatatatttaaGTATGTCAAATATAGTTATCATCTATTTTTATTTCCTTCCAGACGATGGTTCATTATATTGCTACAAATCTACTTTTCATAACTGATAGATaacatttaatatgaatatcttaataattttaatgCAGTAGAATCGATATATGAAGTGTATACTTACACTtctaaaaatgttaaatgtttGATTTTCTGTCGACTTTATTGTTGTAATTTTTCCTTTATATCTTATTTGGTGTTAATTTTAGACCACACATCCACATAGGAAGCATAATTGGTTGTACTTAAGCACATGAAAACAACAGAAAAGAGAGACGGATGACTCCCGCAACAAGCCTTGCCACTAAAAGTCATGACAACGAAAGCCACGACAAAGTCAAGAATTACTGAGATTTCATCACCATCAACATCAAGAATTCTTCTTCGGAATTAGAGCCCCATAACACTTTTAACATAATCTTCTCATCTCTCTATAACACAAAAGTAGTATCTGTGGTTTCCTCAGGCGAGACTCACTAAAATGCCTACTATAATAAGATCGAAAAAATGAAAGTGCAAGAAGGAAATGTTTGCCTGTTATAAGCCCGATTGTGCGTTGATGTGTTCAGACTGTTCTCCCAAGAAAACTCATCCACATATCATCGAATATTAATATTTCCCTGGCTATGATCCGTTGATGTAGTCAAGCAGAAGCCGATCAAGCTCAAAATATTGACACAGAAGTTTCTGCAATATCAACAATAAGAGAATCAAAATCACAGAAGTTTCTAGCTTAAGAGAAGGAATACACCCATTTCTGCAAACCTTGGTTATGGGTAAAGACGGTGTAGCGTCAACATAAAAGTCTGGGAACCGAGAAACTTCTACACCCTTTTCAAACAATATGTACGTAGGAAGCTGAGACATTCCACCTACATACGTTACACAACACATCAGTGTCTAGCACAACACAGACTAAACGTGCTTCTGAGATCGTGCAAATGAATGAGTTCGTGAAGGACTATTACCGGCGAGAGATATTCCAAACTTTGCTGCAGTATTAGGGAAAAGTTCAAGATCAATGGTCCCAAAAGACAAAAGATTATTGGAGTACCTGAAGAACGGAAGTAGTGTGAGTGTGTATCTTACGACGAACAGTGAAATGGGATATGTTTTCTTATACAAAGCTTACGTGATGGAGAGCTCGGGAAAGCAGCGGCTTGAACGAACACACTTGGATGAACTACACGCATAGAATTCTATCTGCAAAACTTGTGAAATAGCACATCATCACACCCTTCTGAGccaaattttcaattttcatatatatatttttaccgATCAAGATGTTGCAGttcaattttgattttttagttaattaaCAAGGGTAGACTATGTATTATCTGGCTTCATAGACACCATGCTATTGGAACCTAGCTGTAACCTCCTTTGATTTTCAAACTCAGCATCTAAAAATCACAACTTCACTAATGTAGCAACAGCCACAACACTATCTAGTAGAAGACAAAGCCCATGGCCACATACCAACCAGTATTTAGTTGTGGTCCCATCTGATAATAAATCCTCCAACTGCATAGGTGTTAGCTTCTTCGCAATTCCTGCAAAACGTTTAAGCATCTTACAAGAATGAAACTTCTGATCCCTCAACAGAGAGCAATAACTTGAATATTCAACATACCTAATCTGCTAAAAGCTGGTTGTTGAGCTAAAAGATATATGACTGCACAACGAAACATTCAGATCAAACATTCAAATCTGCATCTCCTACATACATATCAGATTCTAAGAAAATGAGCTCAAAAGATTGATTTATTCATACCTGAAAAGATGACAGTAAACCAGATCGCCACTCGATAATCCATAATTAACGTAACAGCTATGAGAAAGATCTGGAGCAAGATAATGTGTATCAGCAGATTGAACAATCAATTTCGAATCTGAATCTGGAATTAGTAAGAGTCACCTTGGCGTATAGTAAGCTATCCGCGACGAAGGCCTCCCATGTTTCCTTCCTAACCATCTACAACGGATTTCGAGCAACCGATGAAGCAAGTACGATCATCTATGCAAATTCGATTGATATGAAGGATAAGACGAACCTTGATAGCGGAGAACATGAGGAACGCTAGAAATGCTTGGAGTTCTCTGTCGAAGAGTCGATGAGAAGTGTACTGTGATGCGGAGCTGCGAATCGGAAGGTAAGAGAAGAAGGTCATGAGATGGAGGAAGTAGTAAGGATCTGATACGATCCGACTCGTTCCGTCGATTACTCCTTCACGCTTCTTCTCCATCTTCGCTCACTAGCTCCGGTGAATCTTCGCGTTGAGGAGCTGCAGATTTAGCTCTCGAGTCGGAAGGTAAGTAAAGGTTTGTTCGAAAATACAGCAGACGTCACGTCGTTTCGTATAATCTACTAGATAAGAAACGGCAAGGCATTCATCTACTGCTCACGTAATTTTGGGCATTTTCATGTGTTGGCTCAAACATTAACACTTCATGTAATCGTACTTTGATATATCAAATCCAGGAGCACCAATGGACACAAGACGATATACTATTTTATCGTGATGAATGAAGGTACATATTCCACAAGAAATTGTTAATTGAATGAAAAGAAAGGAGACTGTTTATCACTCCCGAAAAACAGAAACTGATCTGAGTGACTGAGTTAGTTAGATCAGTAAAGCAAAAACTGCGGAGAATCTGACTGAGGTCTTGGTCTCTTTATCGAGGAACGCTTAGGCCAAGCTCTGCAAAAATTAAACACCATAATAGATTAGCACATGGCCATCTAAAACAATCTTGTTTCAGTTGTTTCCAATCAAAAGCTACAAGAAGTTCAAAAGAAGAAATACGAAGATAGAACATTACCAACAATGACATATTTCATTCTTATGCCAAAACCAAATAATCTATGTCTTTGCAACACCAGTAATTCCTAACAAAAGAACTAAAACTCTGGAAATCGCAAGATCAAACCAATGTGGAGCACGACAAGCTTGATACAGGAACAGGAAGCGATATCTGTGATAATGCTCTAAGTTCAAATTCAATAAACAGTTACACAAATATGGGTGTCAAAGTTGCACAGAGCTATCCAACTAATGCAATTTCCAATGTCATTCGGTTATAAATTGCTACAGACTCTGGTGGGTTATTGGGAAGATCGAAGGAGTAGCAAAGCTCTAATATACTACTGAGAGTAGACAAGATGTAAATTCTGAGATATGCAAAGGTCAAAGAGTAAAAACAAAAGTTGCTTACTACTAAACACAAGATTATGGAGAATATCAAACTCCTGGATTCGCACAGCAGAGCATACCCTGAGACAACGACCTTGAATTCATCGAATCGATACCCAGGCACGAAGTCAGCCTAGCAGACGCCACCGCACTGTACAATGGAAGCAGCGATTGAAGCGACCCCAGCTGAGCAATCGGCCTGTCAAAGTCAAAATACAAAATTGAAGAAAACCCACAAATCAGAACTACGCGAATTCAAATTTctgaaaattaaacaatcaGGATAGTGAAAGGCGGAAAATTTAAGATAAGATTGTCAACCTTGCAAGTCCAGGCGACGGAGGGACGCCGAGAAATGACGAAGCTGATTTGGGTCGGAGAGAGGGCTTGTTCATTGCAGATCTAAACGTAGAGAACGCTGGTTTGGATAGCGATCGACATCGAGAAGCCATTGTTGCCGATAACGAGCAGGAGTTCGATTTTGATTTCTAGGTTAAGAAGAGGGGTTTTCAAGAGGTTTAACCCAAAACGACGTCGCTTTAAACCAAAAGTCAATGAAATGAACGGCGTGCTGTGTAACACTACATCTACAAAACCACACGGCGTGTAATTTAGCATTCTTAGATTAATTAATTTGGTACAACAGGCTACGTTAAACCGAACTAAATCAAAACTTTGCCTTCCGTCTAACGCCGTCTTTGATATCTCCTACACGTCGCCGTTATTCCACACGTGTGTCATCCTTTCATACAAAGAATCTCCACATGACGTGTATAAGTAACCGTACCTATAACCTAAACGTCACATAAAACTCCAACTGCCGTAACGGATTTCTTACAAACCTAATGGAATCTGTCGGGTCCAATGACTCCGATCAAATATCTCCGTACGTCAGTAACCGAGACCAACGTCATCTCTTGGCTCATCAACCGGTGGAAGATCGAATAGTTCGAGCTCTCCGTCACAGGCTCCGTCTCCTCAGCCGTCCAAATGACGCTACTTTCCACGTCCTCGGTGCCACGTGTAACGTCTACACCGTGACGCTAACGGCCACGCCGACTTGCACTTGTCCCGACCGTAAGAAGCCGTGCAAGCACATCTTGTTTGTCTTGATACGAGTTCTTGGTATTCCTCTCGACGACAAGTGTCTCCGGCAGCGGAGACTCCGGCCATGTCTTCTTTACCGTCTCGTCTCGGCCCCGACACGACCTGACTACCTCGCTAGTTTCCACCTCCAGCAACGGTTTCTTCAGCTTTTATCCACCGTCAATTCTCATTACGGAAACACTAGCTCCTCCACCACCCCTGCACCGGTACTCTCTTTTTCTTccttatttcttttgttttgtgaaaATGAAAGCATCCAAAATTCACGAATAACGTGACAAAATGGGAGAATGTATAATGGTTATTAGGTTATATTGTTCTTGAAAACTTATCatcatagattttttttgtattatatgTGATACTCTCGTAGAATATTTACATCCATAAATTATTTATTGGGACTGAGTATAGGAAAATGAGGTGGAAGACGAAGCTGCGACATGTCCAATATGTCTAGACGACATTAACGTCATTAAAAGCGTAAACGGTGAACATGTTGGAGGCGAGGAGAGCGAGAGAGCGGTGGTGAAGTGCAGGGTTTGCAAGAACAAAGTGCATGACGAATGCATGCTGAAGTGGAGGGCGAGTCGGGGACGGAGACCGGCGATCTGCGTGGTCTGCCGTTCACGGTGGCGGCGAGGCAGTGGTTCTAGCAGGACTCCTAATGTTGGTGGTAGTAACGAGATCAACTCCCACGGTAATTGTTACTTGAATCTTGCTCCTTATGTTAACGAGGAGGATGAGGATGGGGTTGGCACGAGTCAACGGTCATGCTGAGGAAGTTGAAAGATTAATTGTTACTTCATGTGTTAATTGTCAAATTCATGTAAACAAGAACACAAAACAAACTTGTGggtatatattaatttgattaaAGTATCGTGCTGGTTTAGCAACTAGCCTTGTTATTTCAGTTTGATTATGTTTTAGAAGTATCAAGTATCCATTGTTCCGTGATATTCTTCATAAATTTTGCTCTTCAGTAAACCACAAGTTTGCACCCTAAAAATAAGTAAACCACAAGTAacataagtatttttttttatctttataatGAAAACGATTTTGTTATGTTTGGATCACGTGAATTTCGCAACTTCCGATGCTTGGATAACGTTCCAGAGGAGAGTGCGGGACGCAAACGCTGACACCGAAAGCCATATCATAAATAACGTCTTCAATTTTATATAATACGGTCATTATTGTATTTCTTGGGTTGTGTAAGTTACGAAGTCCATGAAATATAGTAGGAAAGACCGgtgtatttaaaaaatattagagaAGTCTTTATCATACCTTGTTGGCTTATCAATTCAAAACACAGTGTTTTCTCCAATACTTAATTAGTCAAGACTTTTGATTGAACAAAATTAAAAGCCATCGATTGCCTTGTCTTGTCTCTTTGCTTCTTAATTATTTGTCTGATTATTTTGATGATAATCACTCCGAGAAACCTCAAAGAAACGCTAAGATCTGACCCAACGCTTAAGGCTCGTATCTGTTTCTCCATGTAAGTTGTCAAACTCTGTTTTCGAACCAGTCATCTTCTAGAGTTCACGTATCACTTAAAGTTGGTGTCTCTAGTTTTGGAATTTGATGGGTTGATTGAACAAAACAGATCCTCTCATCTGTTTTTCAGGAAGAAGATAACAGTTGAGTTATATAGAAATCTAAGCTAGTCTACTTATCAGGTTGCGATGGATCAAATTAGAGGTTTTCGGTTTCTAGGCCAAGCAGAAACATGTAGAGTTCTTCTTCTCATGACTCTGGTCGTCGCCTTCATTCTAGGTCTTCAGTACTTCGAGCTCACTCCAATATCTACTGGCACCCTTGGAAACGGCACCGTTTCTGGATTCATAGAATCCAATAATATAACTAAAGGTGATGAAAACGAAATGTTTCTTGCACCTCAAGAAGCAACCTCTGAGTTTAGACCGGGTAATAGCACTACGGAGGTTCTGAAGAGTTATGAGCACAAGTTTCTGAATAATTCTCCTAAAGCTTATGGACAAAGCAGTGGCAATGAAAGCGCAAGCTCTCATCATCCTCTTCAGCCCAAGATACCTCACAGCAACAAGAAACATGAGAGGAGCACCAAAAAACCACCGTTGGTTGTCATATCAATAACCCAGATGAATCAAATGATAGTGAAACGGCATAGTGATCCTAATAATTCACTTGTATGCATGTGACTTTACCATAATTAAGTTCCAATTCTTTGTGACCATGCCACTCATCATCTCTTTGATCcactttttgtttgttcttgttCATAGACACCTCGTTGGGAATCAAATGTGGACAGAGAGCTTAAGGATGCAAGAAACAAGATCAAGAACGCGGCTTTGGTCAAGAAGGATAATACTCTTTACGCACCTCTCTACCACAACCTATCCATCTTCAAAAGGTTTAACATATTAACCGATCTAAACAATACATATATAAGGGTAGTAATTAGCAAAGGCTTACTTCTTATTTTCCAAtgtttatacattaataaattattgcgtgtactataaaatttattttcacatgTTATCCACACAACATTACAATTAACGTTTGAAGCAATCGAATCCTAAATGGTTATTGTTTAGTGCAGGAGCTACGAGCTAATGGAGCAGACTTTGAAAGTGTATGTTTACTCAGATGGGGACAGGCCAATCTTTCATCAGCCTGAGGCAATAATGGAAGGGGTTTACGCATCAGAAGGATGGTTTATGAAACTAATGGAGAGTAGCCATAGATTCTTGACAAAAGATCCCACCAAAGCTCATCTATTCTACTTGGCTTTCAGTTCAAGAATTCTTCAACAGAAACTCTACGTTCGTGATTCTCACAGCCGTAGAAATCTTGTTAAATATCTCCGAGACTACATTGATCTCATCGTTTCCAGATACCCTTTCTGGAATAGAACTCGTGGCTTCGATCATTTCTTCACCGCTTGCCATGATTGGGTATGTGATTTAAGCTTAAAACGGTCGAGTTAGATCATTTCCAATgcattttctattttctattttattttagaggaaTTCTATAATAGTCCACTAATGTATtcttttataatagtatatcttttttttaaatatggaataaaaataaataattgttattTCTTCTcataaatatagagtaaatactaaattttatttctaaaaagaaataaaagtggATTTGAATAGATGTAAAATAGAAATGAGTTGGAAATGTTCAGATttgaatagatataaaataggaatgatttttttgttaaagtcaATAGAAGTGAGTTGAAAATGCTTTTAACTGATATGATGATTCATTCATTATGATTTGGTTTACTAATGGTACGTTAGTATTTGTTGTAGGCTCCAGCTGAGACTAGAGGACCATACATGAACTGCATCAGATCACTCTGTAACGCTGATGTCGGACTAGACTTCGTGGTCGGAAAAGACGTCTCTTTGCCGGAAACAAAAATCTCTACTGCACAAAACCCAAACGGAAACATTGGAGGTAACCGTCCTTCTAAGCGAACAATCCTCGCTTTCTTCGCAGGTAACATGCACGGTTATGTCAGACCCATTTTGCTTAACCATTGGTCTTCAAGTCCTGAACCGGATATGAAGATCTTCAACCGGATCAACCACAAATCGTACATCCGGTTCATGAAACAAAGCAGATTCTGCGTTTGCGCTAAAGGGTACGAGGTGAATAGCCCAAGGGTGGTGGAGTCGGTTTTGTACGGTTGCGTTCCGGTTATCATCTCTGATAACTTTGTTCCGCCGTTTCTTGAGGTTTTGGATTGGGAATCTTTTGCTGTGTTTGTGCCAGAGAAGGAGATTCCTAATCTGAGGAAGATTCTGATATCGATCCCATTGAGGAGATACGTTGAGATGCATAAAAGGGTGTTGAAGGTTCAAAAGCATTTCATGTGGCATGATGGTGAACCGGTTCGGTATGATATGTTTCATATGATTCTTCATTCTGTTTGGTATAACCGGGTTTTTCAAACGTTTTAGCCAATTGAGGGTTTGGCAAGTCACATGGGTAGAGTTATTGCACcaataatcaatttaaaattttttaaataaagattGTAGAGCAGTTTGTATATACGGTACCAGGTTGGCATCAAGTTCACTAATACTCCCTCCATTCCTAAATGTaggatgttttaaaaaaattgatgtttcaatatataagatgttttttttaggtaactttaactttactaaaaattgtttaaccaatcatatttaataatctattttgtaattggttgaataccattaatttctaatttaattgacattttttagacaaaaaaataattttcttaatttttttttttttaacaacaaaataattttcttaatatgtgtgtttttacctaaacatcttatatttaggaACATGGAGAGTAAAAAGTTTAAATgggtaaaacaaaaaaattgtaaatcaactttaaattcTCTTGCCTTAATATCTAtacaaaatgatattttttgaaagaaataaaatgatttatttatttgatgttAGTTGGTTCAATCATTTTTATAGTTCAAAAGAACTAATATCCAAGTCACAAGCAATTTAACCGATCATCTGTGAGTTGTGACTGTACACGAGGATTAGACCATCAAAATAATTTCCATTGCACAACCCTTAAAACTAAGAATCCATGAAGTTTATCTCAGGTTAAAAGTTTCTTCCTGTTCGATTTCCCAATCATATAAAAGCGCACACAATGAAATTTCAAGACATGCAAATTTAGTATAAtgtcagttacaaaaaaaaaaaaaaaaaaaaaaaaaaaaaaatttagtataaTGTTAAACATTTTCTTTAAGCAACTTAACATATCTTCATTATTTTCCTCTTAGACGACCTAAGCTTTTTGTAATTTCGGAACCTTTTTGGCTACAAACTTCTCGTTTGGAAGTTACTGATCAAAGACACTGTGTGGTGAGATCATGAGCCAGGGATCATGAGCCAGGCAATCCGCAATCGCATGTGACAAACAAGCAGCAGGACTGAAGCTGTGATAGGCAGACATTAAATAGTCAATGTTGTCTTTCGCTTTAATATCTTCTttgtattaataataataataataataataataatatgttttgtttGCCGAAAATTGGGAGTAAAAGAAAAACTAGAAGATGTCATTAAATGGGGATGGTGATTTTTGACTAGTGATGTCTGATGTACTATTGAGTCAGAATCATGTTTTCTTTGTATGTTTTGTCTGTCTCTTACACCATGTTATGGTTTCCAACTTTTCATcatttttcactttttaaaactatatacgTACACATATGTGTGTGTGATGAATTTAAAACGAATGAGTATGTTTGgggaaaagaagaaaatataaagaggTAAGTGAAAAATGATCTAATACATCTAGAGTCCAatcttaataaataattttttgtcgactcttaataaatgatttatacGGGTATATAAAAGAATTCCCTAGACTGGTCACAATGATCTATCAACAATCTTAAGATTAATAACGTCAATCAATCGATGATACATACATTGTCGATCCCAATGTGACTGTctttataaataaatgaaaatttaaatgaaGATCATTAAGCACTTAGGCTTTCGTAGAGCCTACATCGAGCAACTGCAGTTATCAATCCTTTACCGCGTTTGCTAGTACGCGTACTTGACACCTGGTTGTGTTATGGCTAGAGTTCTTGTTCCTTATCATTTCCATGCACATAGACGTGTCGGTTTTTAAGACtgcaattatttttttagatatcGTCTGTTTTTCATAAAACCGAAAATTCCCAAAAATGTAACttaattttcttgtttttctaatCCAAAATTTTTTCCAGAAAACAcatgataaataaaattgtttccCCCGCTACTGTTTTACAAACTAttgtatattaatataaatttacattataATACGGAGATGACAACAGCGCTACTACAAAGAAAATATTAGAACTATCGTTTTTGTTTCAGCATAAACATAGATAATGTTGTTAAGTTAAACTAGATAGCTAGGATCGATGAGTATTCTGAAGTAGATTAAAATTGTTAATTTACGTTTCAGTCAACTACTTTAAAGAATTCTTCATGTTAATCCACAATATTAGACACATAGAAGGATTTTATTGGGTCTAAACGACAACCATTTGCGTGAATCATTGACCATATACTGTAAAGAAAAGCATGTTAAGACTAAATGTCCTACCCCTCGAGTTGTCCTTTTTCCTATCGTCTGCCATGTCTCTCTGATGAATATACTCAGGatagtgatatatatatatgtatgaacaTATATGCTCTGAGTAAGGAATAAAAACTACCCACCATACGATATCAACTGGAATTAATTATAGTGTATGCTTATTCGGAGAATATATGTTTACACCAAGATCCAAAATTAAATTCGGAGAATATATGGAGagcatataataataattaaatgtaCTTTGTCACATATTTTGTTTAACAAATGTGGCTtgatttcttttataaaatgaaataaagttCCATTGCAAACCTATAcgaatatatataacaaattgtCAAACATTTTGATGAGTTCACAAAATTTATCATAAATACCTAAGAAATTATCATTGCAGTCGTAATTGAACTTTGACCCTATAATTGTTTTAAGGATCTTTAATCCCAGAACACAGAGCACGAAAATGAGTTTCCTGTATCaaaagaagaagtagaagaaaAGGCATTTTCCAAAAGGCTTAATCTGGAAGATATGATATTTGGTTTTGTCTACCTAAATAAACACTCATAAAATTGACCAAAAAATTACTAGCACTCAGAAGAATCATTTTCTGCTTTCTATTTCAAAGTGGGGCTGCGTTATTTATCGAGAGACCTCCATCTAATTAAGAATTTCTAAATGAGAAACGAGAAGCTTGATTGATCTTGTGAAGGGGATA includes the following:
- the LOC103846705 gene encoding probable glycosyltransferase At5g03795 isoform X2, yielding MDQIRGFRFLGQAETCRVLLLMTLVVAFILGLQYFELTPISTGTLGNGTVSGFIESNNITKGDENEMFLAPQEATSEFRPGNSTTEVLKSYEHKFLNNSPKAYGQSSGNESASSHHPLQPKIPHSNKKHERSTKKPPLVVISITQMNQMIVKRHSDPNNSLTPRWESNVDRELKDARNKIKNAALVKKDNTLYAPLYHNLSIFKRSYELMEQTLKVYVYSDGDRPIFHQPEAIMEGVYASEGWFMKLMESSHRFLTKDPTKAHLFYLAFSSRILQQKLYVRDSHSRRNLVKYLRDYIDLIVSRYPFWNRTRGFDHFFTACHDWYLL
- the LOC103846705 gene encoding probable glycosyltransferase At3g07620 isoform X1, which produces MDQIRGFRFLGQAETCRVLLLMTLVVAFILGLQYFELTPISTGTLGNGTVSGFIESNNITKGDENEMFLAPQEATSEFRPGNSTTEVLKSYEHKFLNNSPKAYGQSSGNESASSHHPLQPKIPHSNKKHERSTKKPPLVVISITQMNQMIVKRHSDPNNSLTPRWESNVDRELKDARNKIKNAALVKKDNTLYAPLYHNLSIFKRSYELMEQTLKVYVYSDGDRPIFHQPEAIMEGVYASEGWFMKLMESSHRFLTKDPTKAHLFYLAFSSRILQQKLYVRDSHSRRNLVKYLRDYIDLIVSRYPFWNRTRGFDHFFTACHDWAPAETRGPYMNCIRSLCNADVGLDFVVGKDVSLPETKISTAQNPNGNIGGNRPSKRTILAFFAGNMHGYVRPILLNHWSSSPEPDMKIFNRINHKSYIRFMKQSRFCVCAKGYEVNSPRVVESVLYGCVPVIISDNFVPPFLEVLDWESFAVFVPEKEIPNLRKILISIPLRRYVEMHKRVLKVQKHFMWHDGEPVRYDMFHMILHSVWYNRVFQTF
- the LOC103846702 gene encoding uncharacterized protein LOC103846702 isoform X1, whose protein sequence is MASRCRSLSKPAFSTFRSAMNKPSLRPKSASSFLGVPPSPGLARPIAQLGSLQSLLPLYSAVASARLTSCLGIDSMNSRSLSQGMLCCANPGV
- the LOC103846703 gene encoding thioredoxin-related transmembrane protein 2 homolog, translated to MEKKREGVIDGTSRIVSDPYYFLHLMTFFSYLPIRSSASQYTSHRLFDRELQAFLAFLMFSAIKMVRKETWEAFVADSLLYAKIFLIAVTLIMDYRVAIWFTVIFSVIYLLAQQPAFSRLGIAKKLTPMQLEDLLSDGTTTKYWLIEFYACSSSKCVRSSRCFPELSITYSNNLLSFGTIDLELFPNTAAKFGISLAGGMSQLPTYILFEKGVEVSRFPDFYVDATPSLPITKKLLCQYFELDRLLLDYINGS
- the LOC103846704 gene encoding mitogen-activated protein kinase kinase kinase 1 — encoded protein: MESVGSNDSDQISPYVSNRDQRHLLAHQPVEDRIVRALRHRLRLLSRPNDATFHVLGATCNVYTVTLTATPTCTCPDRKKPCKHILFVLIRVLGIPLDDKCLRQRRLRPCLLYRLVSAPTRPDYLASFHLQQRFLQLLSTVNSHYGNTSSSTTPAPENEVEDEAATCPICLDDINVIKSVNGEHVGGEESERAVVKCRVCKNKVHDECMLKWRASRGRRPAICVVCRSRWRRGSGSSRTPNVGGSNEINSHGNCYLNLAPYVNEEDEDGVGTSQRSC
- the LOC103846702 gene encoding uncharacterized protein LOC103846702 isoform X2; protein product: MASRCRSLSKPAFSTFRSAMNKPSLRPKSASSFLGVPPSPGLARPIAQLGSLQSLLPLYSAVASARLTSCLGIDSMNSRSLSQELGLSVPR